The following proteins are co-located in the bacterium genome:
- a CDS encoding aminopeptidase P N-terminal domain-containing protein, whose amino-acid sequence MDAAVFAARRRRLLATLGDGALAIFPAAPERTRSNDVEYRYRQQSDFHYLTGFGEPGAVCVLQPGHPDHEYVLFVRPRDRERETWTGRRAGVEGAMIEYGADKAYPIEELEQHLPRWVGERDRLFCPLDGDEAFAQRALRWVAHGRAGRQRSGSGALGLLDAAEPVHEMRLFKGPEELAAMRRAAAISAEAHVAAMRAARPGGWEYEIEALIEYDFRRRGAAGPAYPSIVASGANATILHYTTNDRQLAADELLLIDAGAEYDFYCADITRTFPTGPRFAGRQRDVYALVLAAQRAAIAAVRPGARFDEPHREAVRVLVEGMLSLGILAGSADEMIEKERYKPLYMHRTSHWLGMDVHDVGLYKRGDGARVLEPGMVLTVEPGLYIADFLEDVAPEWHGIGVRIEDDVLVTPDGCEVLTAAVPKGIAEIEELRAAGT is encoded by the coding sequence GTGGACGCCGCGGTCTTCGCCGCGCGTCGCCGGCGGCTGCTGGCGACGCTCGGCGACGGCGCCCTCGCCATCTTCCCGGCGGCGCCGGAGCGCACGCGGTCGAACGACGTCGAGTACCGCTACCGCCAGCAGAGCGATTTCCACTACCTCACCGGCTTCGGCGAGCCGGGGGCGGTGTGCGTCCTGCAGCCGGGGCACCCGGATCACGAGTACGTGCTGTTCGTGCGGCCGCGCGATCGCGAGCGCGAGACGTGGACCGGCCGCCGGGCGGGGGTCGAGGGGGCGATGATCGAGTACGGGGCCGACAAGGCGTACCCGATCGAGGAGCTCGAGCAGCACCTGCCGCGGTGGGTCGGCGAGCGCGATCGGCTGTTCTGCCCTCTCGACGGCGACGAGGCATTCGCGCAGCGCGCGCTGCGCTGGGTCGCCCACGGGCGCGCCGGCCGGCAGCGCAGCGGCAGCGGCGCGTTGGGGCTCCTCGACGCCGCCGAGCCGGTGCACGAGATGCGGCTGTTCAAGGGCCCGGAGGAGCTGGCGGCCATGCGGCGCGCGGCGGCGATCTCCGCCGAGGCGCACGTCGCGGCGATGCGCGCGGCGCGGCCGGGCGGCTGGGAGTACGAGATCGAGGCGCTGATCGAGTACGACTTCCGCCGCCGCGGCGCGGCCGGGCCCGCCTATCCCTCGATCGTCGCCAGCGGCGCCAACGCGACGATTCTCCACTACACGACCAACGACCGGCAGCTCGCCGCCGACGAGCTGTTGCTGATCGACGCCGGCGCCGAGTACGACTTCTACTGCGCCGACATCACGCGCACCTTCCCGACCGGGCCCCGCTTCGCCGGCCGCCAGCGCGACGTCTACGCGCTGGTCCTCGCCGCGCAGCGGGCGGCGATCGCCGCCGTGCGACCCGGTGCGCGCTTCGACGAGCCGCATCGCGAGGCGGTGCGGGTGCTGGTGGAGGGGATGCTGTCACTCGGCATCCTCGCCGGCAGCGCCGACGAGATGATCGAGAAGGAGCGCTACAAGCCGCTCTACATGCACCGCACCAGCCACTGGCTGGGAATGGACGTGCACGACGTCGGCCTCTACAAGCGCGGCGACGGCGCCCGCGTCCTCGAGCCCGGCATGGTGCTGACCGTCGAACCGGGGCTGTACATCGCCGACTTTCTCGAGGACGTGGCGCCGGAGTGGCACGGCATCGGCGTCCGCATCGAGGACGACGTCCTGGTGACGCCCGACGGCTGCGAGGTGCTGACCGCGGCGGTGCCGAAGGGGATCGCCGAGATCGAGGAGCTGCGGGCCGCCGGCACGTGA
- a CDS encoding PAS domain S-box protein, which produces MATETATERIGSPAPSYAAHRQRAVAASFAAGIAVIMALTAAYAAVDLLRTPNAWDALTYGAELLIPPLALLLARGPARRHVEGVVLAADALFTLLLAGRLLIPTTTVSGTALFLVLKLVATALLFPWHPLFQYASAAATMLAYYLAMLISGRDFTDSHQLVGPLLGAVLGCVGATLGDRTRRRGWRQSVALAASDQQTRALLESERILVAIAREISVLSDLPTALDRINSLTATALQCDFSTTLLIDPQRRHAAVTASSASDPALRAQLLAIQTPLDTPLMREVLAGRSVLINDPDTQPWLPPADLARDRVQRMALTPIVAKGSVVGLLVVTRSRPDAPHFDERPLALLKAIAAHAAIAIENARLFDGLAASEASYRDLFERATDLIFVIDEHGGIRFANQAAIDFVGIAPDAITDMRWHQFVTTESRRLVQRRVDLARQRHRESERAFEVEVCPSGRPPATLEVRARRISPSGQPRVYQCIARDVTERRQHERESEQLLHRLREANRLQAEFVANMSHELRTPLNVIIGYADLLADEPNLPRDGDAPLFLDRIASAGRALHRLVESVLEYARLDRGRSVVIPRRFPAAALLNELRELGADLRGSADIAVRVQADADLVFYTDYDRLYSILSNLLLNAIKFTSQGEVVLAVQQVDFAAEFIVRDTGIGIDREELAHVFEPFRQVDGSPTRSFGGVGLGLAIVRRNTELLRGTVEAESVVGVGSTFRVRVPLIFGDAGLESSAA; this is translated from the coding sequence ATGGCGACGGAGACGGCGACGGAGCGCATCGGGTCCCCCGCGCCCTCCTATGCCGCGCACCGACAGCGCGCCGTCGCGGCGAGCTTCGCGGCGGGCATCGCGGTGATCATGGCGCTCACCGCCGCCTATGCCGCGGTCGATCTGCTGCGCACGCCGAACGCCTGGGATGCGCTCACCTACGGCGCCGAGCTGCTGATCCCGCCGCTCGCCCTGCTGCTGGCGCGCGGGCCGGCGCGGCGGCACGTCGAGGGCGTCGTGCTCGCCGCCGACGCGCTCTTCACCCTGCTGCTCGCCGGGCGGCTCCTGATTCCCACCACCACGGTCTCCGGCACGGCGCTGTTCCTGGTGCTGAAGCTGGTCGCCACCGCCCTGCTCTTCCCCTGGCATCCGCTGTTCCAGTACGCCTCGGCGGCGGCGACGATGCTGGCGTACTACCTCGCGATGCTGATCAGCGGCCGCGACTTCACCGACAGCCACCAGCTCGTCGGCCCGCTGCTCGGCGCGGTGCTCGGCTGCGTCGGCGCCACCCTGGGCGATCGCACCCGGCGCCGCGGCTGGCGGCAGAGCGTCGCCCTCGCCGCCTCCGACCAGCAGACGCGCGCGCTGCTCGAATCGGAGCGCATCCTGGTCGCCATCGCGCGCGAGATCAGCGTCCTCAGCGACCTGCCGACGGCGCTGGACCGCATCAACAGCCTCACCGCGACGGCGCTGCAGTGCGATTTCTCGACCACGCTGCTCATCGACCCGCAGCGCCGCCATGCCGCCGTCACCGCCAGCAGCGCCTCGGATCCCGCGCTCCGCGCCCAGTTGCTCGCCATCCAGACGCCGCTCGACACCCCGCTGATGCGCGAGGTCCTGGCCGGGCGCTCGGTGCTGATCAACGATCCGGACACGCAACCGTGGCTGCCGCCCGCCGATCTGGCCCGCGATCGGGTGCAACGCATGGCGCTGACGCCGATCGTCGCCAAGGGCAGCGTCGTCGGCCTGCTGGTGGTCACCCGCAGCCGGCCCGACGCGCCGCACTTCGACGAGCGCCCCCTGGCGCTGCTCAAGGCGATCGCCGCCCACGCCGCGATCGCGATCGAGAACGCGCGCCTGTTCGACGGACTGGCGGCGTCGGAGGCCAGCTATCGCGATCTCTTCGAGCGCGCCACCGACCTCATCTTCGTGATCGACGAGCACGGCGGCATCCGCTTCGCCAACCAGGCGGCGATCGACTTCGTCGGCATCGCGCCCGACGCGATCACCGACATGCGCTGGCACCAGTTCGTCACCACCGAATCGCGCCGGCTCGTCCAACGCCGGGTCGACCTCGCCCGCCAGCGCCACCGGGAGTCGGAGCGCGCCTTCGAGGTCGAGGTCTGCCCGAGCGGCCGGCCGCCGGCGACCCTCGAGGTGCGCGCCCGGCGCATCAGCCCGAGCGGCCAGCCGCGCGTCTACCAGTGCATCGCGCGCGACGTCACCGAGCGCCGCCAGCACGAGCGCGAGAGCGAGCAACTGCTGCACCGCCTGCGCGAGGCCAACCGCCTGCAGGCCGAGTTCGTCGCCAACATGTCGCACGAGCTGCGCACGCCGCTGAACGTGATCATCGGCTATGCCGACCTGCTGGCCGACGAGCCCAACCTGCCGCGCGACGGCGACGCGCCGCTGTTCCTCGACCGCATCGCCTCCGCCGGCCGCGCCCTCCACCGGCTGGTCGAGAGCGTGCTCGAGTACGCTCGCCTCGACCGCGGCCGCAGCGTCGTCATCCCCCGCCGCTTCCCGGCGGCGGCGCTGCTGAACGAGCTGCGCGAGCTCGGCGCCGACCTGCGCGGCAGCGCCGACATCGCGGTGCGCGTCCAGGCCGACGCCGACCTCGTCTTCTACACCGACTACGACCGCCTGTATTCGATCCTCAGCAACCTGCTGCTCAACGCCATCAAGTTCACCAGCCAGGGCGAGGTCGTGCTGGCGGTGCAGCAGGTGGACTTCGCCGCCGAGTTCATCGTTCGCGATACCGGCATCGGCATCGACCGCGAGGAGCTGGCGCACGTGTTCGAGCCGTTCCGCCAGGTCGACGGCTCGCCGACCCGCTCCTTCGGCGGCGTCGGCCTCGGCCTGGCGATCGTGCGGCGCAACACCGAATTGCTGCGCGGCACGGTGGAGGCCGAAAGCGTCGTCGGCGTCGGCTCGACCTTCCGCGTCCGCGTCCCGCTGATCTTCGGCGACGCCGGACTCGAATCGAGCGCCGCCTAG
- a CDS encoding cyclase family protein, translating into MRALRLLSIVLALAGCQQERTIPMPREIVDLSPAITPDLNIQRLGSRTLAFLATDGRIRSTPIVPSDPSFTWGMRTIEILSHTGAHLDAPSRLLRGGETPARVDLSDLYGPARVIDLRWHNRHTPIQITDLELKPINEGEIVILLIGYEPPAAGEWPRYAPLSAQAVEYLTAKKIRALATDLPAIVRFDDIESRMNRAQPPEEVWAEYLPLFQAGIPIIAGLVNLDAIVKEPNVVFVGFPLALPIADGAPVRAAALVY; encoded by the coding sequence ATGCGTGCCCTCCGCCTTCTTTCCATCGTCCTCGCCCTGGCCGGCTGCCAGCAGGAGCGGACGATTCCGATGCCGCGTGAGATCGTCGACCTCTCGCCGGCGATCACGCCCGACCTGAACATCCAGCGGCTCGGCTCCCGCACCCTCGCCTTTCTCGCCACCGATGGCCGCATCCGCTCGACGCCGATCGTACCGTCCGACCCCTCGTTCACCTGGGGCATGCGGACGATCGAGATCCTGAGCCACACCGGGGCACACCTCGACGCGCCGTCGCGCCTGCTGCGCGGCGGCGAGACGCCGGCGCGGGTCGATCTGAGCGACCTCTACGGACCGGCGCGGGTCATCGACCTGCGCTGGCACAACCGCCACACGCCGATCCAGATCACCGACCTCGAGCTCAAGCCGATCAACGAGGGCGAGATCGTCATTCTGCTGATCGGCTACGAACCCCCGGCGGCCGGCGAGTGGCCGCGCTATGCCCCGCTGTCGGCGCAGGCGGTCGAGTACCTGACGGCGAAGAAGATCCGCGCCCTGGCGACCGACCTCCCCGCGATCGTCCGTTTCGACGACATCGAGAGCCGCATGAACCGGGCCCAGCCGCCGGAGGAGGTATGGGCGGAATACCTGCCGCTCTTCCAGGCGGGCATTCCGATCATCGCCGGCCTGGTGAACCTCGACGCCATCGTCAAGGAGCCGAACGTCGTCTTCGTCGGCTTTCCGCTGGCGCTGCCGATCGCCGACGGCGCGCCGGTGCGCGCCGCGGCCCTCGTCTACTGA
- a CDS encoding slipin family protein → MFGLGFLGTAVLVGGMFLFAGIKVVREYERAVVLRLGRLVEARGPGIIYVVPMIEQMYKLDLRTITLDVPSQDVITRDNVSVKVSAVLYFRVIDPSRAVVEVQNYLYATSQLAQTTLRSVCGQAQLDELLASRDRLNEKLQEIIDTSTEPWGIKVMMVEIKHIDLPVELQRAMARQAEAERLRRAKVISAEGEFQAAARLGEAAQVMESQPMTMTLRTLQTLAQIGTEKNHTIVMPLPVDVLRALGGGTPPRS, encoded by the coding sequence ATGTTCGGTCTCGGGTTCCTCGGCACCGCCGTGCTGGTCGGCGGCATGTTCCTGTTCGCCGGCATCAAGGTCGTGCGCGAGTACGAGCGCGCGGTCGTGTTGCGGCTCGGCCGGCTGGTCGAGGCGCGCGGTCCCGGCATCATCTACGTGGTTCCGATGATCGAGCAGATGTACAAGCTCGATCTGCGAACCATCACCCTCGACGTGCCGTCGCAGGACGTGATCACGCGCGACAACGTGTCGGTGAAGGTGAGCGCGGTCCTGTACTTCCGCGTCATCGATCCCTCGCGCGCGGTGGTCGAGGTGCAGAACTACCTCTACGCCACCTCGCAGTTGGCGCAGACCACCCTGCGCAGCGTCTGCGGCCAGGCGCAGCTCGACGAGCTGCTGGCGTCGCGCGACCGGCTGAACGAGAAGCTGCAGGAGATCATCGACACCAGCACCGAGCCGTGGGGCATCAAGGTGATGATGGTCGAGATCAAGCACATCGACCTGCCGGTCGAGCTGCAGCGCGCCATGGCCCGTCAGGCGGAGGCCGAGCGCCTGCGCCGCGCCAAGGTGATCAGCGCCGAGGGCGAGTTCCAGGCCGCGGCGCGCCTCGGCGAGGCGGCGCAGGTGATGGAGTCCCAGCCCATGACGATGACCCTGCGCACCCTGCAGACGCTGGCGCAGATCGGCACCGAGAAGAATCACACCATCGTGATGCCGCTGCCGGTCGACGTGCTGCGCGCGCTCGGCGGCGGCACCCCGCCGCGGAGCTGA
- a CDS encoding thiamine pyrophosphate-binding protein — MPEMSWEASLHGARDQGGTLCDGGAVVAETLRAAGVRHLFAINGGHTFPILGALRANDIMLVHMRHEQACAYAADAYARASGRVGACCVTAGCGLTNAITGLAGAALAGSAVVCIAGQHPTTEDGIGSFQEAYGVALCASFAKTTTRVLDWERIGFDLRQALRDARSAPQGVAMVEIPANVLYHQGDRARQRRGAAGWDPAALRAQADPALVEQALDVLLAAERPLLAAGDGVFWSDAAAELRQLAELLQIPTYARRAAQGALPETHPLAVRGPWKKPFTARADVVLAVGFRFWSGEHFGAAPTWNESAAILQIDATPARLGWQVPATVALLGDPRLVLRQLCDAARRRAAGPVGAAAWREEVATVRASFDRLLDERERGHRGGAPLHPDCLARALCASIAPDATVILDSFTMSGWVTQWLPARFAGQVIDAGPLAPVGHGIGMAIGAQLARPGRQIVVVSGDGGLGIGGWDIETALRYRLPIHTVLWNNSSWGPSFEEMPLLKGRTDPFNMLEGLRYDEMFRVMGCHAEHVTAAEQLEPALRRAFDSGVASLVNVIGDKRVGHPGLGGNLLGSTRV; from the coding sequence ATGCCGGAGATGAGCTGGGAGGCATCCCTGCACGGAGCGCGCGACCAGGGCGGGACGCTGTGCGATGGCGGCGCGGTCGTCGCCGAGACGCTGCGCGCCGCCGGCGTGCGTCATCTGTTCGCGATCAACGGCGGCCACACCTTCCCCATCCTGGGAGCGCTGCGCGCCAACGACATCATGCTGGTGCACATGCGACATGAGCAGGCGTGTGCGTATGCCGCCGACGCGTATGCCCGCGCCTCCGGGCGGGTGGGCGCGTGTTGCGTGACCGCCGGCTGCGGCTTGACCAACGCCATCACCGGCCTGGCGGGCGCCGCGCTCGCCGGCTCGGCGGTGGTCTGCATCGCCGGCCAGCATCCGACCACCGAGGACGGGATCGGCTCGTTCCAGGAGGCCTATGGCGTCGCGCTCTGCGCGTCGTTCGCCAAGACCACGACGCGGGTGCTCGATTGGGAGCGCATCGGCTTTGACCTGCGCCAGGCGCTGCGCGACGCCCGCAGCGCCCCGCAGGGGGTGGCGATGGTCGAGATCCCGGCCAACGTGTTGTACCACCAGGGCGACCGCGCCCGGCAGCGGCGCGGCGCCGCCGGCTGGGATCCGGCGGCGCTGCGCGCCCAGGCGGACCCGGCCCTGGTCGAGCAGGCCCTCGACGTACTGCTCGCCGCCGAGCGGCCGTTGCTCGCCGCCGGCGACGGCGTCTTCTGGTCGGACGCCGCTGCCGAGCTGCGCCAGCTCGCCGAGCTGCTGCAGATCCCCACCTACGCCCGCCGCGCGGCGCAGGGGGCGCTGCCCGAGACCCACCCGCTGGCGGTGCGCGGGCCGTGGAAGAAGCCGTTCACGGCGCGGGCCGACGTCGTCCTCGCGGTCGGCTTCCGCTTCTGGAGCGGCGAGCACTTCGGCGCGGCGCCGACCTGGAACGAGTCGGCGGCGATCCTCCAGATCGACGCCACGCCGGCGCGCCTCGGCTGGCAGGTGCCGGCGACGGTGGCGCTGCTCGGCGATCCGCGCCTGGTGCTGCGCCAGCTCTGCGACGCGGCGCGCCGCCGCGCCGCCGGTCCGGTCGGCGCCGCCGCCTGGCGCGAGGAGGTGGCGACGGTGCGCGCCAGTTTCGACCGTCTGCTGGACGAACGCGAACGCGGCCACCGCGGCGGCGCGCCCCTGCATCCGGACTGTCTGGCGCGCGCCCTGTGCGCCAGCATCGCGCCCGACGCGACGGTGATCCTCGACTCCTTCACCATGAGCGGCTGGGTGACGCAGTGGCTGCCGGCGCGCTTCGCCGGCCAGGTGATCGACGCCGGCCCGCTGGCTCCGGTCGGGCACGGCATCGGCATGGCGATCGGCGCCCAGTTGGCGCGGCCGGGCAGGCAGATCGTGGTGGTGAGCGGCGATGGCGGCCTCGGCATCGGCGGCTGGGACATCGAGACCGCGCTGCGCTACCGGCTGCCGATCCATACCGTGCTCTGGAACAACAGCTCCTGGGGCCCGAGCTTCGAGGAGATGCCGCTGCTCAAGGGCCGCACCGACCCGTTCAACATGCTCGAAGGCCTTCGCTACGACGAGATGTTCCGCGTCATGGGCTGCCATGCCGAGCACGTCACCGCCGCCGAGCAGCTCGAGCCGGCGCTGCGCCGCGCCTTCGACTCCGGGGTCGCCTCGCTGGTCAACGTCATCGGCGACAAGCGCGTCGGGCACCCCGGCCTGGGCGGCAACCTGCTGGGATCGACCAGGGTGTGA
- a CDS encoding CoA transferase, translating to MQILDGIRLIEVADWGFVPSAGTVLSDWGAEIIKIEHPVRGDPMRGLVTSGLVPGARGVNFFVEHLSRNKRSVGLDLNRPAGRAVLDRLVQNADIFLTNFLPEARQRLRITYEDLRAVNPRLIYAKGHGQGQRGPDANRGGYDGCSFWARGGVADRLTTPGQPLVQQRPAFGDFTGGMFLAGGIAGALYHRERTGEGLEVDVSLLGNAAWIMAPDIVAAMTYGFELPPSGTMSAPNPLVHTYFAADGKGVVLMMLQSERFWPLAASALGCEALLADPRFDTAEQRRAEAAALVAELSALFATRPRHEWAERLNASECIWAPLQSPAEIPTDPQVIANGYVQEFDHPTQGRFRVTASPVQFNNEAPPVRHAARELGADTETTLLELGYDWEEIAALKEAEAIC from the coding sequence ATGCAGATTCTGGACGGCATCCGCCTCATCGAGGTCGCCGACTGGGGCTTCGTGCCCTCGGCCGGCACCGTGCTCAGCGACTGGGGCGCCGAGATCATCAAGATCGAGCACCCGGTGCGCGGCGACCCGATGCGCGGCCTGGTGACCTCCGGCCTGGTGCCCGGCGCTCGCGGCGTCAACTTCTTCGTCGAGCACCTGAGCCGCAACAAGCGCAGCGTCGGCCTCGATCTCAACCGCCCCGCGGGCCGGGCCGTGCTCGACCGCCTGGTGCAGAACGCCGACATCTTTCTGACCAACTTCCTGCCCGAGGCGCGACAGCGGCTGCGCATCACCTACGAGGACCTCCGGGCCGTCAACCCGCGCCTCATCTACGCCAAGGGCCACGGCCAGGGACAGCGCGGACCGGACGCCAACCGCGGCGGCTACGACGGCTGCTCGTTCTGGGCCCGCGGCGGCGTCGCCGACCGTCTGACGACGCCCGGCCAGCCGCTGGTTCAGCAACGGCCGGCGTTCGGCGACTTCACCGGCGGCATGTTCCTCGCCGGCGGCATCGCCGGCGCGCTCTACCACCGCGAGCGGACCGGCGAGGGCCTCGAGGTGGACGTCTCGCTGCTCGGCAATGCGGCGTGGATCATGGCGCCGGACATCGTCGCCGCCATGACCTACGGCTTCGAGCTGCCGCCGAGCGGCACCATGAGCGCGCCCAACCCCCTCGTCCACACCTACTTCGCGGCGGACGGCAAGGGCGTCGTGCTCATGATGCTGCAGAGCGAACGCTTCTGGCCGCTCGCCGCCAGCGCCCTCGGCTGCGAGGCGCTGCTCGCCGATCCGCGCTTCGACACCGCTGAACAGCGCCGCGCCGAAGCCGCCGCGCTGGTCGCCGAGCTGAGCGCGCTCTTCGCCACCCGGCCGCGTCACGAGTGGGCCGAACGCCTCAACGCCTCGGAGTGCATCTGGGCGCCGTTGCAGTCGCCGGCCGAGATCCCCACCGACCCGCAGGTGATCGCCAACGGCTACGTCCAGGAGTTCGATCACCCGACGCAGGGCCGCTTCCGCGTCACCGCCAGCCCGGTGCAGTTCAACAACGAAGCGCCGCCGGTCCGCCACGCGGCGCGCGAGCTGGGCGCCGACACCGAGACGACGCTGCTCGAGCTCGGCTACGACTGGGAGGAGATCGCCGCGCTCAAGGAAGCCGAGGCGATCTGCTGA
- a CDS encoding glycosyltransferase family 39 protein → MRSELARLVAAIALLAGGGLLLVPAAAPAPPRSWEELIAPYAVGQEVTRGYVLSPPRRGAAHDVVFVARRAAGPSGPAGRVEVHIVDRGQWSGVLETRSFGIAWEVPPPGATMPASPEDSSAVTQALAAAVADNDTGFAAVDDIPLAAEPPPPLVSRVLDRLAGWRGALVGAALALALLTLLSARHGVAAAGLVLLALGLALRAPSLDLPFVRDQDVQRMFTGHSSLSDIATGVGLEDRHPPLYFFLLHAAQQLGQSEAVGRLPAVCAGALLGPAILLATRAMRRRVGAAAAIAALAVTVSPPLIAASREVSELPLFAVLVLGAAASLVAALAAPTAGRLAAVAVFHGLALWTYYLAPFLVAAHAAVLVAARPARRVAAGLAAGVLLGAPALLLGAATLWRDWGARDVARAFPGLAWGQHTTLQMLGDIGRLAVEAFGWPFLLLVGGAAVAGIARRDRAVVTGVAGTLAVVAGIAALSPIARVQAYYATAVLPLACVVLALVGDPAAVRWRRAWQLALVAVIALSSAPRLGGARSLYLPDADAFMPRFAQLIAARPERRVVTVAHYDKTLLAYYLARLEGRSIAWRSVDASPSKRLDALVLVHALDADSESAAVARLDALRAEGPLLVIERDAFLLPRVAAALSGCERLQEAPTARLVRCPARPATH, encoded by the coding sequence CGATCGCGCTGCTGGCGGGCGGCGGGCTGCTGCTGGTGCCGGCGGCGGCGCCGGCGCCGCCGCGGTCGTGGGAGGAGTTGATCGCGCCCTATGCCGTCGGCCAGGAGGTGACGCGCGGGTACGTGTTGTCGCCGCCGCGCCGCGGCGCCGCCCACGACGTGGTCTTCGTCGCGCGGCGTGCGGCGGGCCCGAGCGGTCCCGCCGGGCGGGTCGAGGTGCACATCGTCGACCGCGGCCAGTGGTCGGGCGTCCTGGAAACGCGCAGCTTCGGGATCGCCTGGGAGGTGCCGCCGCCGGGGGCCACCATGCCGGCGTCGCCCGAGGACTCGAGCGCGGTCACCCAGGCCCTGGCGGCGGCGGTGGCCGACAACGACACCGGCTTCGCGGCGGTGGACGACATCCCGCTCGCCGCTGAGCCGCCGCCGCCGCTGGTGTCACGGGTGCTCGATCGCCTCGCCGGTTGGCGGGGCGCGCTGGTCGGCGCCGCGCTGGCGCTGGCGCTGCTGACGCTGCTCTCCGCGCGCCACGGCGTGGCCGCCGCGGGGCTCGTCCTGCTGGCGCTCGGCCTGGCGCTGCGCGCGCCGTCCCTCGATCTGCCGTTCGTCCGCGATCAGGACGTGCAGCGGATGTTCACCGGCCACTCGTCGCTGTCCGACATCGCCACCGGTGTCGGTCTCGAGGACCGGCATCCGCCGCTCTACTTCTTCCTCCTCCACGCCGCCCAGCAGCTCGGCCAGTCCGAGGCGGTTGGCCGCCTGCCGGCGGTGTGTGCCGGCGCGCTGCTCGGACCGGCGATCCTGCTGGCGACGCGTGCCATGCGCCGCCGCGTCGGCGCCGCGGCGGCGATCGCGGCCCTGGCGGTGACCGTCTCGCCGCCGCTGATCGCCGCCTCGCGCGAGGTGAGCGAGCTGCCCTTGTTCGCCGTCCTGGTTCTCGGAGCCGCCGCCTCGCTGGTGGCGGCCCTGGCCGCTCCCACCGCCGGTCGACTCGCCGCCGTCGCCGTGTTCCACGGCCTGGCGCTGTGGACCTACTACCTGGCGCCGTTCCTGGTCGCCGCCCACGCCGCCGTGCTGGTCGCCGCGCGGCCGGCGCGCCGCGTCGCCGCCGGGCTCGCGGCCGGCGTGCTGCTCGGCGCGCCGGCGCTGCTGCTCGGCGCCGCGACGCTGTGGCGCGACTGGGGGGCGCGCGATGTCGCCCGCGCCTTCCCCGGCCTGGCCTGGGGGCAGCACACGACGCTGCAGATGCTGGGCGACATCGGTCGCCTGGCGGTCGAGGCGTTCGGCTGGCCGTTCCTGCTCCTGGTCGGCGGCGCGGCGGTGGCGGGGATCGCGCGCCGCGATCGGGCGGTCGTCACCGGCGTCGCCGGCACGCTCGCCGTGGTCGCCGGCATCGCCGCCCTGTCGCCGATCGCTCGCGTGCAGGCCTACTACGCGACCGCCGTCCTGCCGCTCGCCTGCGTCGTGCTCGCGCTGGTTGGCGACCCCGCGGCGGTGCGCTGGCGCCGGGCGTGGCAGCTCGCCTTGGTGGCGGTGATCGCGCTGTCCTCGGCGCCGCGGCTGGGCGGCGCGCGCTCGCTCTACCTGCCGGACGCCGACGCGTTCATGCCGCGCTTCGCGCAGCTCATCGCCGCCCGCCCGGAGCGGCGGGTGGTCACCGTGGCGCACTACGACAAGACCCTGCTGGCGTACTACCTGGCGCGCCTCGAGGGGCGTTCCATCGCCTGGCGCTCGGTCGACGCCTCGCCGAGCAAGCGCCTCGACGCCCTCGTGCTCGTGCACGCGCTCGACGCCGACAGCGAGAGCGCGGCGGTGGCGCGGCTCGACGCCTTGCGCGCCGAGGGGCCGCTGCTGGTGATCGAGCGCGACGCCTTCCTCCTGCCGCGGGTCGCGGCCGCGCTGTCCGGCTGCGAGCGGCTGCAAGAGGCGCCGACGGCCCGCCTGGTGCGCTGCCCGGCCCGGCCGGCCACGCATTGA
- a CDS encoding peroxiredoxin — MAIRLGDVAPDFTAQTTQGPIAFHQWIGDDWAVLFSHPKDFTPVCTTELGEAARLKPEFDRRHVKIIGLSVDPADSHARWANDIAETQGQALNFPVIADADRKVSDLYDMIHPNANDTLTVRSVFIIDPKKKVRLILTYPASTGRNFDELLRVIDSLQLTDKHSVATPVNWKHGQDVIIVPSLSDADAKAKFPGGWKTLKPYLRVVPQPK; from the coding sequence ATGGCGATTCGTTTGGGCGACGTCGCGCCGGACTTCACGGCGCAGACCACGCAGGGCCCGATCGCGTTCCACCAGTGGATCGGCGACGACTGGGCGGTGCTCTTCTCGCACCCCAAGGACTTCACCCCCGTGTGCACCACCGAGCTCGGCGAAGCGGCGCGCCTCAAGCCGGAATTCGACCGGCGCCACGTCAAGATCATCGGCCTCAGCGTCGATCCCGCCGACTCGCACGCCAGGTGGGCCAACGACATCGCGGAGACGCAGGGCCAGGCGCTGAACTTCCCGGTCATCGCCGACGCCGACCGCAAAGTGTCGGACCTCTACGACATGATCCATCCGAACGCGAACGACACCCTGACGGTGCGCTCGGTGTTCATCATCGACCCGAAGAAGAAGGTGCGCCTCATCCTCACCTACCCCGCGAGCACCGGCCGGAACTTCGACGAGCTGCTGCGGGTCATCGACTCGCTGCAGCTCACCGACAAGCACAGCGTCGCGACGCCGGTGAACTGGAAACACGGCCAGGACGTCATCATCGTCCCATCGCTCTCCGACGCCGACGCGAAGGCCAAGTTTCCCGGCGGCTGGAAGACCCTGAAGCCGTATCTCCGCGTCGTCCCGCAACCCAAGTGA